A segment of the Bufo bufo chromosome 5, aBufBuf1.1, whole genome shotgun sequence genome:
CTATTAGACTTTACTAATGATATGAGGTTTGGGCCCCTgagaataattttctctggtgggcctaaggaaccccagtctgacccTGAGCTTCAGTGCCTTCAGGATCATTCTCAGGatctctgggacccccactgattataaAGTAATGTTATAACCTAGTGATATGCCGTCGCTTAATGagatgggagtacccctttaactTCCGTTCCTTCCAGCTGTCACACATTCTGCTGCACTGCCTATTCAGACATTACGGGAAGTGTCTGTCTCCAATATGGCTACCCCCGgagaagtttttaaaaataaaaaaataaaattgctacATAAAAGAAATTTAAATCACGTCTCTTTTACATCTAACAGAAATAAAATGACACATTcccttaggcttcgttcacatatccgtttttcactgacgtgtgctgtccgtattttctgcggacagcacacacgTACCCTTTGATTTAAaaatttctgtcttttttttactgatcgtgggtcagtaaaaaaaacacGGGGGCGTGCACTACTTTGAActgtgatgcggaccaagcacgcccattgaagtctatgggtccgtgaaaatcactgacacagcacggatggcatccatgttgtgtccgtttttcactgaagactgataggagattctttggaaataaattttcagctgagcaacgtcagtgaattacggatgacacacggatggtaaaaacggacacatgaaccaaccacagatccttcacagatgaaacctgtactgacacggaaatgtgagcgaggcctaaggcttcatgcacacggccgttgctcaTCTgtacccgtattgcggcccgcaaatagcaagTCTGCAATATATACGGGTCCCGGCagtttgtgcaccgcatcacggatgcagacccattcacttgaatgggtccacaatccggaaggtgcagtgcggagcggaggcacggaacctcactgaagcatttttttggcAGTGCGGacgaatcacggacccattcaagttaaatagaTCTGGATTCGTCTGCGGAATCCGCACGGATGGTGCCCCTGCATTGGGGGCCGTTAAtttgccatgtgcatgaggcctacatcTGCTGAATAGTGGCGACTTACCTGCAGCAGGGCAGGAGCCTCACCCCGCGTCCTGGTTTTGTGTCTTGCTGTTGGCCTCTTTGTGTTGGTTTTTGCACAGTGGTACGGAAGGTGGTGCGTCCGGCCTAAAGGTTGCATCTTAAGGACTTCCGGCATGGAGTCGGTGACACTTGAGGACTTGCAGGCCCTGCACGCCGCACAGGTCTGGGGTCGGGGGCGTTGTTCTAAATGGCGGGGTACAGACTGATGGCTCAGAGTACTGGAGTCACTACAAGACAGGGTGGGATGTTATGAGATGGTCTCGCACGCACTTGAGCCCTCTGATCCATGCATGATTAGGCTACGGCTGACGACAACGTTGGGCTTCAGACTGCTCCTgccattattttttgggggacagaAAGCAGATGTCTGGCTGCTGCCATTGTTGGCCATATTAGCTGTCCTAAAGACAACTTCTCTGTCACCCGGTCACCCAGATTATTCGTGCACCCACCCCCCTATTTCAGCTCTCCTCAGCAATAATTGACAGAAGGCCCCCTTATTCCCCTCacatcataaaattcagaaagaGATGAGAGACTCGTGGTCCGCCATTTTTGTTCGTAATTCGGGGGAAGCCCCACTGAAATGAGCACCCTATAATTTTTCAGTGGGGACAAGCCAAAATTTGGGACAGTTGGCCACTATGACCACCATGGCATTTGTCATGTCTGACAGACTGGTTGCTAGGGAAACCTGCCTAACAACCATATGAGATGTTGCACAATACATTCCTAGCAATAAATCGGTCTCAGATTACTCAAGACAGAACTGACACTGATCTCGGGGTTGAGAAGGGGTAGGGCTCGGTTCACATTGCTTTCTAGCCTTCAGTCAGAGGTATAGGTCGGTGTATATCCCGGCCTGTATCTCCGACATATTCTGCCATATTGCTGGCCATAGGTAATAGACACGTTCGATGCAAGCACCTAGTTATTGGGACCCTAGGGATAGGTTCTCTGTGTTGACCGGGTGCTGTCCTGGTAGTGACGAAACTTAATGTTTCAGCACTATAGGGGGACAGACAGGAAATCAAAGTGGCGCCTTTACAATTCGGGGTGCTCTTTTACGTACATAAAGCGGTTTATATAGCATTGCTACATTAGGGAATCGCTATTCAAGCAATTCCCTGTACACTCCACTACATTTGGAATTATCAAAACTAGTGAAGCGGAGCAGTTGCctaaagcaaccaatcaggttgTGTCTTTCATCTTCCAGAGACCCTCTGAGAAATGAGAGCTGTATTCTGATTGGCTGTTGCACTTTTTCCCCTTGCACTAGGTTTGATGCAGGTCACACGTGGTCCAGGAAGCGGTCAGGCGGCGGTGTACATATAGAGCCCCTCACCTGTATGTGCGACTTATCACATGTTTAGATTCAGGCTTCCGGAATTTTCTGTATGTATCTGACCCGTAGCATTTTAGAAGTTGCTCAACCGATGTCCGGTAAGGGTGCGGAGGTTTGGGGCTTTCCTCTTTCTTTGACATCACTGACGGTAAAATAAGAAATAGTCAATGGGACCTGAGGTCATATCGGCAACATACTTTTCACATATTTTATTTACGGTAATTGGAGGTGCGGTTTTCTTGGCTCTTTCTTTGTCTATAACGGCAACCTACGCCGTCACAAAGTAAAGAAGTAAATGTCATGACGGTCATAGACCTTCATCATCTGATCGTCATTGCTGTTTATGGCACTGAAGCGATCGGCTTCGACCAAAACACATGTCTAGGTCACCCTGTACATGCACCTACTGGAGAGAAGACCTCCATATCACGATCAGAAAAAAATCCAATGTCTCGAATCCCGCGTAATCCTTTGTGATTCCGTGTTTTCTTGGTAATGCAATATCCTGAGACGTGGAATGCAGAAGCCCTGCAGTCTGCGACATAATCTACATTTTCACGCTGGTTTTGCAGTGGTTTTGGTATGGGCGAAAGGGTAAAATCCGCGGTGAAAAGCTTCGCCATAAATCGACCTGctgtggatttaaaatctgcGTCGCGGGTCAATGTCCACAGATTATCACGCGATGTGTGGATGGGATCTGGTGACATCTCACCTACTTTACTGCTACTGGAAAACGCTGCAGAGTTTATGTCTGTAATTCCGAGGTGAAGGGAATATAGACAGAGTATACGCCGGGTGTTCATCTattccagggatcagcaaccttcagcactccagctgctgtgaaactacaactcccagcatgcacactttcatagctgttcttgtaactcccatagaagtgaaagaaggagtctgggagttgtagtttcagaacagctggattgaggttgctgatccctgctctatcctaagggctcgttcacacgaccgttggtgtcccgcgcCCGTGCTGtaaaccgcaaattgcggtccacaatgcacgggaaccttccgtggggcaggcgcatggggattgcagacccattcacttgaatgggtccgtgatccctccgttccgcaaaaagatagagcatgttctatctttttgctgtgcggaggccacggaacggaaccccaggaagcactccgtagtgttccgttccgtgctttcgttctgcatctccggatttcctgacccatttaaaatgaatgggtccgcatccgtgatgcggaatgacaacggaacggtgcccgtgtattgcggatccgcaaatgtggtccgcaatacgggaacaggacaccaacggtcgtgtgaacgagcccttatactgTGACACCCCATAACAATATGATACAGCACCCATATAACAGTATAATACAAAGCTCTCATAACATTGTCACACAATGCACACATAACAGTATCATACGATGCAAACAGTCCTTACAACACCATATGCAGGGGGCGcttccccccagggccctttaagagttGAAAAGTGCATTtgtttttcgtgacgccagttgcaatgaagcaacaatggcacagggccccttttagtgatgtagtggtagatggtacccaggagtaggaatgccagagtggtgtagggtagtCTATAATGTTCCTTAAAGTGTTGTgcacgtgtcacagtgctcctatctGGATATGTTGGACCCTAGTAGTTGGCTCCACAGCAATGAAAAGGGGGcttgttgatgaaggggatgaggaaataaattgagtccagactttgtgatgaagttgataacagctttactttcaataaacgtttctccaacagtttcaggctttttcTTGGTTCTAGCAGGTGTTAGCATTAACTGTAGCAGGCAatctcctctctgctacatctctcgctctctggctctgctgtactgacaggataGCGGTATAATTTAGCTTTCTCTgggtgctgcaacttctctcttggcAGTCTGTCTCTAAACTGgtccagggaactttactcctggcttcagaggcttccagctgtggcctccacatccagcagagctgaaggtgctctagctggcttggcAAGGCACATCCAGCGGGAAcgtgcacctgctgcacaccctcccttggcagggggtaaacTGCAACTAACTCTAAACTAGACTCCTCCCTCCCTGCAGCCTACCACACCACAGAGAGGGTGGTAGAATGGAATAGAAAGCTCCATTCTATCTACCTgtagccagggccgtctttaatattgatcagaccctgggcaaaaatttacttgggccccctggatcccgcctttccacaccctagcatgcaatcacggcctccaccacaacacacacacacaaaaaatccacacacctggtagagtacagtgatataaatacttccagttctgaagactccagcggctcaggatcagtgctctgggcagctgggctcaggctggaagtgggcaccgctctgcaggaaggagaccagggctcggctcaccctagtgttacagtgcaccccacagtgtgcagtatagcaccctatagtatacagcaacccacagtatgcagtattgcaccctatagtatacagcaccccacactatgcagtatagcaccccacactatacagtatacaacacctcacagtatacagtagagcagtatagcaccccacaatatacagcacctcacagtatacagcaccccacactatacagtacagcagtatagcactccacaatatacagcacccacagtatacagcacctcacggtatacagcaccccaaaatatacagaataccgcacctcacagtatacagtaccccacagtatacagcaccccaaaatatacagccccccacaatataaagcaccccacaatatacagtatacagcacccccatagtatacagtagagcagtacagcaccccactatacagtagcttacagtatattagcattacagcccctgtcaccttttcctgatgtaatcttctcaaaaaaagctccacaattatgggaaacttctcctgcagcaacactcctggtagacaggacctgtgatgacctcatagccttgtgaccagtaatattgctaggttactggtcacatggtgatgatgtcatctaaggtcctagaaaatcacagctctcacagtatgctgcctggagtgccggcaggcatggccagcagggctcaagaggcagctgccttgggccccccaggagcaactgggcccgggggcagctgccccttttgccccttgttaaagacgccctgcctgtagctctgccattgatgctgccacctgctggtgaaccaggcatatcacacttaaacagttacataacaagattatgaatacacattttgcaggaccTGGAAACTATTACTTAGAATGACATTATActtgcccattagagatagtagcagggtgcagaagtgggaacgccactctggggcattacagaTACATTACCATGCAGCACCCATATAACAGTATCAAACTGTGCACACATAACAGTATCATACAACGTCCATACAGCACCCATATAACAGTATCATACACCCAACATATAGCAGCCAAATAACACAGTTTTTAGTGCCTCTTCATCCCCCAAACTTGCTATTTGATGCCAACCAGTGCCGCAATGTATGCAATGTAATAACGTAAACCTGTGCTGATCCCAAAGGCAGAATGTACGGTATATAGCGGTCTGCGTGTCGTAGGGGCAGGGCTGATGTCGCTCCAGGACTTCTGCCTTCTGCTATAATCTTTAGTCTCTTCACATATCACGATATATTGTGGAACAACAAGTCCAAGCATGATCTTCCAGCTACAAgctgagcatgctgagatttgTAGTCCTATCCATCTGGACAGTAGGAAGTATTGCTCCTACCTGTTGTTATGTGACCTCTGCAGCCATGtccagccccattcacgtctCTCCCAGTATCATGTCCAGCCTCCCACTTCCCACTGGAGTGCCCACCTACCTCTGTCAGGCTGCTGCCTGATTGCTGGGGGCGGGTATAGGAAATAAAGGAGAATCAGCGGAATGCCTGGAAACATTGTCACAGGGCAGTGGATTGTTGACACAGAgtagaaactacatctcccatgatTCCCTGCACAGTCTTAGAACctggctgatgggcagaggtttcTGGGAAGTGTAGTCCAAACAGATATAACTCATTTACCAGATGTAGTGTGGGCTGGAACCGGACCGTAAAGTTCAAATcaatgaaaacttttattttttatcaaagaaTTTTTACATTGGGATGAAATAACAATATCAAAGGGCATCTGTCcctgtgaaactggctgacctgttacatgtgcacttggcagctgaagacatctgtgttggtcccatgttcctatgtgcccgcattgctgagaaaaatgatgttttattatatgcaaatgagcctctaggagcaacgggggcgttaccattacacctagaggctcggctctctctgcaactgccgcgccctctgtactttgattgacagggccgggcagtgtaaacgtgatcacacctggtcctgtcaatcaaagtgcagagggtgcagcagttgcagagagagcagagcttctaggtgtaatggtaacgcccccgttgctcctagaggctcatttgcatatattaaaatatcatttttctcagcaatgcaggcacatatgaacatgggaccaacacagatgtcttcagctgccaagcgcacatggaacaggtcagccagtgtcataggtacaaaactgctgacagatgccctttaaaataagGTTATTTCCCCTTTAaaactgggtgacaaccaatgtaACCACCAAGCCTTCCTagactcctgaatggcagattAGCCCCGTTATGCATCCACTGCATTGCTGCGTGACTAGGCCCCATACCTGCCGCTCAGGACTGTAGACTGGGTGACTGCATTCTCTGTCACACAGCTTTCCCAGAAGAAGATATAACTGAGAAAAAGCCAAATAAAATCTCACAATTTGAGGAAAAGGGGCCATTTTCAGCCTAGTTTGAGAATGTGGTGCCATTTTGGAGGTCAAAACCCTTCAGATCAGCTTTTCTGGCACGTTGGAAAATCTGCAGCTGGTCGGACGTATCAGTGAGCGCCATACAGCGCCCATGGCCGTGCACACCGCAGGTTTTAAAGTGCTCTGCTGTGGTTTGTGCCATCTTGAGTTACTTGTGCCACCTACGAGCATAGGATAATGGTTCTCAGGATGGTTTCATagcggaggagatttatcaaactggtgcgacgggaaactggcttagttgcccctagcaaccaatcagattgatccttttattttccaaaggagctctgaaaaatgaaagttggaatctgattggttgctatgggcaactgagccagctttcctttacaccagttatgTCTGAATCTGCTCCGGTGTGTTACAATCGGTGCGTGCTAACATAGACTACCGGAAAAGGAGAAAAGAACACCTGGAAAATGTAAAGTGATTGACAAACTATAAACTGATGGTACTTGGTCACTGATgacacaaccaaggtggtgccCCCTTTATTTTGGGCTCTGTTGGGgaagggtcacattaatactgggtggcatctccgCTTACTGCGATACCAGCTGCCACCCTGACTTGGGTTGCCATCTTTCCCAACCaaaaaaataccggccaagttaagccacaccccaaatggggtgtggttgtggggcgtggcttaaccacctccggaccgctgtacgcaggattgcgttccggaggtggcagccctgcgctcagcgacgcatatacgcgtcatctcgcgtgagccgggatttcctgtgaacgcgcgcacacaggcgcgcgcgctcacaggaacggaaggtaagagagttgatctccagcctgccagcggcgatcgttcgctggcaggctggagatgtgttttttttaacccctaacaggtatattagacgctgttttgataacagcgtctaatatacctgctacctgctcctctggtggtcccctttgtttggatcgaccaccagaggacacaggtagctcagtaaagtagcaccaagcaccactacactacactacacccccccccgtcacttattaaccccttattagcccctgatcacccctaatcacccctgatcaccccatatagactccctgatcacccccctgtcattgattacccccctgtcattgatcaaccccctgtaaagctccattcagacgtccgcatgatttttacggatccactgatagatggatcggatccgcaaaacgcatccggacgtctgaatgaagccttacaggggcgtgatcaatgactgtggtgatcaccccatatagactccctgatcacccccctgtcattgatcacccccctgtcattgattacccccctgtaaagctccattcagacgtccgcatgatttttacggatccactgatagatggatcggatccgcaaaacgcatccggacgtctgaatgaagccttacaggggcatgatcaatgactgtggtgatcaccccatatagactccctgatcacccccctgtaaagctccattcagatgtccgcatgatttttacggatgcactgatacatggatcggatccgcaaaacgcatccggtcgtctgaatgaagccttacaggggcatgatcaatgactgtggtgatcacccccctgtcattgattacccccctgtaaagctccattcagatgtccgcatgatttttacggatgcactgatagatggatcggatccgcaaaacgcatccggacgtctgaatgaagccttacaggggcatgatcaatgactgtggtgatcaccccatatagactccctgatcacccccctgtcattgatcacccccctgtcattgattacccccctgtaaagctccattcagacgtccgcatgatttttacggatgcactgatagatggatcggatccgcaaaacgcatccggacgtctgaatgaagccttacacgggc
Coding sequences within it:
- the LOC121001687 gene encoding uncharacterized protein LOC121001687, producing MSKKEESPKPPHPYRTSVEQLLKCYGSDTYRKFRKPESKHVISRTYSDSSTLSHQSVPRHLEQRPRPQTCAACRACKSSSVTDSMPEVLKMQPLGRTHHLPYHCAKTNTKRPTARHKTRTRGEAPALLQLPHSKTLMPCNGKRSISLQSRASSCSSRLAEDRVATSPCLPALPQSGFLSTHAGNSGGRHSSTYHPDQELRQWIVEFGGDEQAAFMARGLQKLQLAYEAGKAEVYRSAHCKPITNEC